From Antennarius striatus isolate MH-2024 chromosome 9, ASM4005453v1, whole genome shotgun sequence, one genomic window encodes:
- the mcl1b gene encoding induced myeloid leukemia cell differentiation protein Mcl-1b has translation MNIIQTKRTAMNVTTGVMSFMLPQNGAEDGHVHYGPGGDASPRLAVGSSVDGHNGNVGAADPLKRPKNLRVTPAKPFAVKTLREDSDDIDDGSLPCTPELEADEPTCPEEYEVLENDTRELVTRFLLEFTEHKRPRWQESKALGTMRRVVESLLEKHRYAYNGMINKLSQGEGGNDAQLVGEVAKNLFSDGTTNWGRIASLVAFGAVVCKYMKEKGRGGDVELVGRQISTYLLAEQRDWLVKNNAWDGFAEFFRVSDPESSVRNALMACVGVFGIGATLALLTR, from the exons ATGAACATCATCCAGACGAAGCGGACGGCGATGAACGTGACGACCGGAGTCATGAGCTTCATGCTGCCTCAAAATGGCGCCGAGGACGGACACGTACACTACGGCCCCGGGGGCGACGCGTCTCCGCGGCTGGCCGTGGGCTCCTCCGTGGACGGCCACAACGGGAACGTGGGGGCCGCCGACCCGCTGAAGCGACCCAAGAACCTGAGGGTGACCCCCGCCAAGCCTTTCGCCGTGAAAACCCTCCGGGAGGACAGCGACGACATCGACGACGGCTCGCTGCCGTGCACCCCGGAGCTGGAGGCGGACGAGCCCACCTGCCCGGAGGAGTACGAGGTGCTGGAGAACGACACCCGGGAGCTGGTCACCCGGTTCCTGCTGGAGTTCACGGAGCACAAACGGCCCCGGTGGCAGGAGAGTAAAGCCCTCGGCACCATGAGGAGGGTGGTGGAGAGCCTGCTGGAGAAGCACCGATACGCCTACAATG GTATGATCAATAAATTGTCCCAAGGCGAGGGGGGGAACGACGCCCAGCTGGTGGGGGAAGTAGCCAAGAACCTGTTCTCTGACGGGACCACCAACTGGGGCCGCATCGCCAGCCTGGTGGCCTTCGGGGCGGTGGTGTGCAAATACATGAAGGAGAAGGGCCGGGGGGGCGACGTGGAGCTGGTGGGGCGGCAGATCTCCACCTACCTGCTGGCGGAGCAGCGGGACTGGCTGGTGAAGAACAATGCCTGG GATGGGTTCGCAGAGTTCTTCAGAGTTTCCGACCCCGAGTCTTCAGTGAGGAACGCGCTCATGGCGTGCGTTGGAGTTTTTGGCATCGGAGCGACGCTGGCCTTGTTGACCAGGTGA